In Dama dama isolate Ldn47 chromosome 26, ASM3311817v1, whole genome shotgun sequence, a single genomic region encodes these proteins:
- the LOC133047061 gene encoding LOW QUALITY PROTEIN: vigilin-like (The sequence of the model RefSeq protein was modified relative to this genomic sequence to represent the inferred CDS: inserted 3 bases in 2 codons; deleted 1 base in 1 codon; substituted 1 base at 1 genomic stop codon): MSSVAVLTQESFAEHRSGLVPQQIKVATLTPEEESDPPTYKDAFPPLPEKAACLENAQEPAGAWSNKIRPIKASVITQVFHVPLEERKYKDMNQFGEGEQAKICLEIMQRTGAHLELSLAKDQGLSIMVSGKLDAVMKARKDIVARLQTQASATVAIPKEHHRFVIGKNGEKLQDLELKTATKIQIPRPDDASNQIRITGTKEGIEKARHEVLLISAEQDKRAVERLEVEKAFHPFIAGPYNRLVSEILQETGTRINIPPPSVSRTEIVFTGEKEQLAQAVARVKKIYDKKKKKTTTIAVEVKKSQHKYVIGPKGNSLQEILERTGVSVEIPPSDSASETVILRGEPEKLGQALTEVYAKANSFTVSAPSWLHRFIIGKKGQNLAKITQQMPKVHVEFTEGEDKITLEGPTEDVSVAQEQIEAMVKDLINWMDYVEINIDHKFHRHLIRKSGANINRIKDQCKLSMRIPPDSEKSSLIRIEGDPQGVRQAKRELLELAPGMENERTKDLNIEQRFHRTIIGQKGERIREIRDKFPEVIINFPDPAQKSDIVQLRGPKNEVEKCTKYMQKMVADLVENSYSISVPIFKQFHKNITGKGGANIKKIREESNTKIDLPAENSNSETIVITGKQANCEAACSRILSIQKGLANIAEVEVSIPAXLHNSLIGTKGRLIPSLMEECGGVHIHFPVEGSGSDTVVIRGPSSDVEKARKQLLHLAEEMQTKSFTVDIRAKPEHHKFLIGKGGGKIRKVRDSTGARIVFPAAEDREQDLITIIGKEDAVREAQRELEALIQNLDNVVEDCMLVHPKHHRHFVIRRGQVLREIAEEYGGVMVSFPRSGTQSDKVTLKGAKDCVEAAKKRIQKIIEDLEAQVTIECTIPQKFHRSVMGPKGSKIQQITRDYNVQIKFPDREENPGHGVEPPVHENGEDAAEGREGKEAEPGSPRRCDIIVISGRKEKCEAAKEALEALVPVTIEVEVPYDLHRYIIGQKGSGICKMMDEFEVNIHVPAPELQSDIIAITGLAANLDWAKAGLLERVKELQAEQEDRALRSFKLSVTVDPKYHPKIIGRKGAVITQICLEHDVNIQFHDKDNGSQPQDQITITGYEKNTEAARDAILKIVGELEQMVSEDVPLDHRVHARIIGARGKAIRKXMDEFKVDIRFPQSGAPDPNCVTVTGLPENVEEAIDHILNLEEEYLADVVDSEALHLYLRPPAHEESKAPSKGFVMRDAPWTGRQXSSSEEFPSFGAQVAPKTLPWGPKR, from the exons ATGAGCTCCGTTGCAGTTCTGACCCAGGAGAGCTTTGCTGAACACCGCAGTGGACTGGTTCCGCAACAGATCAAAGTTGCCACTTTAACTCCCGAAGAGGAGAGTGACCCTCCAACCTACAAGGATGCCTTCCCCCCACTCCCCGAGAAAGCAGCCTGCCTGGAAAATGCCCAGGAGCCGGCTGGCGCCTGGAGTAACAAGATCCGGCCCATCAAGGCTTCAGTCATCACTCAGGTGTTCCATGTACCGCTGGAGGAGAGGAAATACAAGGACATGAACCAGTTTGGAGAAGGTGAACAAGCAAAAATCTGTCTTGAGATCATGCAGAGAACCGGCGCTCACCTGGAGCTGTCTCTCGCCAAAGACCAGGGCCTGTCCATCATGGTTTCAGGGAAGCTGGACGCTGTCATGAAAGCCCGGAAAGACATTGTGGCCCGACTGCAGACTCAGGCTTCAGCAACCGTTGCCATTCCCAAAGAGCACCATCGCTTTGTTATTGGCAAAAATGGAGAGAAATTGCAAGACTTGGAGCTAAAAACTGCAACCAAGATCCAGATCCCACGCCCGGATGATGCCAGCAATCAGATCAGGATCACGGGCACCAAGGAGGGCATCGAGAAGGCACGCCACGAGGTGCTGCTGATCTCCGCGGAGCAGGACAAACGTGCTGTGGAGCGGCTCGAGGTGGAGAAGGCCTTCCACCCCTTCATTGCGGGGCCTTACAACCGGCTGGTGAGCGAGATCCTGCAGGAGACCGGGACACGCATCAACATCCCACCGCCCAGCGTCAGCCGCACCGAGATCGTCTTCACCGGCGAGAAGGAGCAGCTGGCCCAGGCCGTGGCTCGCGTCAAGAAGATTTatgacaagaagaaaaagaagaccaCGACCATCGCAGTGGAGGTGAAGAAGTCCCAGCACAAGTATGTCATCGGTCCCAAGGGCAACTCCCTGCAGGAGATCCTGGAGAGAACCGGGGTCTCTGTGGAGATCCCGCCCTCGGACAGTGCCTCCGAGACGGTGATACTGCGAGGCGAGCCCGAGAAGCTGGGGCAGGCGCTGACTGAAGTCTACGCCAAGGCCAACAGTTTCACCGTCTCTGCTCCCTCCTGGCTCCACCGTTTCATCATCGGCAAGAAAGGGCAGAACCTGGCCAAAATCACTCAGCAGATGCCAAAGGTCCACGTCGAGTTCACGGAGGGCGAGGACAAGATCACGCTGGAAGGCCCCACGGAGGACGTCAGCGTGGCCCAGGAGCAGATCGAGGCCATGGTCAAGGACCTGATTAACTGGATGGATTATGTAGAGATCAACATCGACCACAAGTTCCACAGACACCTCATTAGGAAGAGCGGAGCCAACATAAATAGGATCAAGGACCAGTGCAAGTTGTCCATGCGCATCCCTCCCGACAGCGAGAAGAGCAGCCTGATCCGCATCGAGGGCGACCCGCAGGGCGTGCGGCAGGCCAAGCGGGAGCTGCTGGAGCTCGCCCCTGGTATGGAAAATGAGCGTACCAAGGATCTAAACATTGAGCAGAGATTTCATCGCACAATCATCGGGCAGAAGGGTGAACGCATTCGTGAAATTCGGGACAAATTCCCAGAGGTTATCATTAACTTTCCAGACCCAGCACAAAAAAGCGATATTGTCCAACTCAGAGGGCCCAAGAACGAGGtggaaaaatgtacaaaatacatGCAGAAGATGGTGGCAGACTTGGTGGAAAACAGCTATTCGATTTCTGTTCCGATCTTCAAACAGTTCCACAAGAACATCACCGGGAAAGGAGGTGCAAACATTAAAAAGATTCGGGAAGAAAGCAACACCAAAATCGACCTTCCGGCAGAGAACAGCAACTCGGAGACCATCGTCATCACCGGCAAGCAGGCCAACTGCGAGGCCGCCTGCAGCCGCATCCTGTCCATCCAGAAGGGCCTGGCCAACATCGCCGAGGTGGAGGTGTCCATCCCTGCATGACTGCACAACTCGCTCATCGGCACCAAGGGCCGCCTCATCCCCTCCCTCATGGAGGAGTGCGGCGGGGTGCACATCCACTTCCCCGTGGAGGGCTCAGGCAGCGACACCGTGGTCATCAGGGGCCCGTCCTCGGACGTGGAGAAGGCTCGGAAGCAGCTGCTGCACCTGGCGGAGGAGATGCAAACCAAGAGCTTCACCGTGGACATCCGCGCCAAGCCCGAGCATCACAAGTTCCTCATCGGC AAGGGGGGTGGGAAGATCCGCAAGGTGCGGGACAGCACCGGGGCGCGCATCGTCTTCCCAGCGGCCGAGGACCGCGAGCAGGACCTGATCACCATCATCGGGAAGGAGGATGCCGTCAGGGAGGCCCAGCGGGAGCTGGAGGCGCTCATCCAGAACCTGGACAACGTGGTTGAAGACTGCATGCTGGTGCACCCCAAGCACCACCGCCACTTCGTCATCCGCAGAGGCCAGGTGCTGCGGGAGATCGCCGAGGAGTACGGCGGGGTGATGGTCAGCTTCCCACGCTCTGGCACGCAGAGCGACAAGGTCACCCTCAAGGGCGCCAAGGACTGCGTGGAGGCAGCCAAGAAGCGCATCCAGAAGATCATCGAGGACCTGGAAGCCCAGGTGACCATAGAATGCACCATACCCCAGAAATTCCATCGATCAGTCATGGGCCCTAAAGGTTCCAAGATCCAGCAGATCACCCGGGACTATAACGTTCAGATTAAATTCCCAGACAGAGAGGAGAACCCAGGGCACGGCGTGGAGCCCCCTGTCCACGAGAACGGCGAGGATGCCGCGGAGGGGAGAGAGGGCAAGGAGGCCGAGCCCGGCTCCCCCAGGAGGTGCGACATCATCGTCATTTCCGGCCGGAAGGAGAAGTGCGAGGCGGCCAAGGAAGCCCTGGAGGCGCTGGTTCCCGTCACCATTGAAGTGGAGGTGCCCTATGACCTTCACCGCTACATCATCGGCCAGAAGGGAAGTGGGATATGCAAGATGATGGACGAGTTTGAGGTGAACATTCACGTCCCGGCACCGGAGCTGCAGTCTGACATCATCGCCATCACGGGCCTGGCTGCAAACTTGGACTGGGCCAAGGCGGGGCTACTGGAGCGGGTGAAGGAGCTGCAGGCTGAGCAGGAGGACCGGGCTTTACGGAGCTTTAAGCTGAGTGTCACTGTGGACCCCAAATACCACCCCAAGATCATCGGGAGGAAGGGGGCGGTGATCACCCAGATCTGCCTGGAGCACGACGTGAACATCCAGTTCCATGATAAGGACAACGGGAGCCAGCCACAGGACCAAATCACCATCACAGGCTATGAGAAGAACACAGAGGCTGCCCGGGACGCCATCCTGAAGATCGTGGGTGAGCTTGAACAGATGGTTTCTGAGGATGTTCCGCTAGACCACCGCGTTCACGCCCGCATCATTGGTGCCCGTGGCAAAGCCATCCGCA ATATGGATGAGTTCAAGGTGGACATCCGCTTCCCGCAGAGCGGGGCGCCCGACCCCAACTGCGTGACCGTGACGGGGCTCCCGGAGAACGTGGAGGAGGCCATCGACCACATcctcaacctggaggaggaatACCTGGCCGATGTGGTAGACAGCGAGGCGCTGCATTTGTATCTGAGGCCCCCTGCCCACGAGGAGTCCAAGGCGCCATCCAAGGGCTTCGTCATGCGCGACGCCCCCTGGACCGGTCGCCA CAGCAGCTCTGAGGAGTTCCCCAGCTTCGGGGCTCAGGTGGCCCCTAAGACGCTTCCGTGGGGCCCCAAGCGATAA